From the Rhodococcus sp. NBC_00297 genome, one window contains:
- the rpmJ gene encoding 50S ribosomal protein L36 — MKVKPSVKPICEKCKVIRRNGRVMVICDNLRHKQRQG, encoded by the coding sequence GTGAAGGTCAAGCCGAGCGTCAAGCCGATCTGCGAGAAGTGCAAAGTGATCCGCCGTAACGGCCGGGTCATGGTGATCTGCGACAACCTGCGCCACAAGCAGCGTCAGGGCTGA
- the rpsM gene encoding 30S ribosomal protein S13, giving the protein MARLAGVDLPREKRMEIALTYIYGIGRTRSQEILSATGVSPDLRSKDLTDEDLTKLREYIEESLKVEGDLRREVQADIRRKIEIGCYQGLRHRRGLPVRGQRTKTNARTRKGPKRTIAGKKKAK; this is encoded by the coding sequence ATGGCACGTCTAGCCGGTGTGGATCTTCCGCGCGAGAAGCGCATGGAGATCGCACTCACCTACATCTACGGCATCGGCCGTACCCGTTCGCAGGAGATTCTCTCCGCCACGGGCGTCAGCCCCGATCTCCGGAGCAAGGACCTCACCGACGAGGACCTGACCAAGCTCCGCGAGTACATCGAGGAGTCGCTCAAGGTCGAGGGCGACCTGCGCCGCGAGGTGCAGGCCGACATCCGTCGCAAGATCGAGATCGGCTGCTACCAGGGCCTTCGCCACCGTCGTGGTCTGCCCGTCCGTGGACAGCGCACGAAGACCAATGCGCGCACCCGTAAGGGACCGAAGCGCACCATTGCCGGCAAGAAGAAGGCGAAGTAA
- the rpsK gene encoding 30S ribosomal protein S11 yields the protein MPPKSRTSGPKKTQKTRRRDKKNVPHGSAHIKSTFNNTIVSITDPSGNVISWASSGHVGFKGSRKSTPFAAQLAAESAARKAQEHGVKKVDVFVKGPGSGRETAIRSLQAAGLEVGTISDVTPQPHNGCRPPKRRRV from the coding sequence ATGCCCCCGAAGTCACGCACCTCCGGTCCGAAGAAGACCCAGAAGACGCGCCGCAGGGACAAGAAGAACGTCCCGCACGGCAGCGCTCACATCAAGAGCACGTTCAACAACACGATCGTGTCGATCACCGACCCGTCGGGCAACGTCATCTCGTGGGCGTCCTCGGGCCACGTGGGCTTCAAGGGCTCGCGCAAGTCGACTCCGTTCGCCGCTCAGCTCGCTGCCGAGAGTGCCGCGCGCAAGGCGCAGGAGCACGGCGTCAAGAAGGTCGACGTCTTCGTGAAGGGTCCCGGCTCCGGCCGCGAGACCGCGATCCGTTCGCTCCAGGCGGCAGGCCTCGAGGTCGGCACCATCTCCGATGTCACCCCCCAGCCGCACAACGGCTGCCGTCCGCCCAAGCGCCGTCGCGTCTAG
- the rpsD gene encoding 30S ribosomal protein S4: MARYTGPITRKSRRLRVDLVGGDQAFERRPYPPGQHGRARIKESEYLLQLQEKQKARFTYGVMEKQFSLYYKEANRLKGKTGENLLRILETRLDNVVYRAGLARTRRQARQLVTHGHFLVNNKKVDIPSYRVSQYDIIDVREKSLSTLPFQIARETYGDRPVAGWLQVVPNRLRILVHQEPERSQIDIPLTEQLIVEYYSK, translated from the coding sequence ATGGCTCGTTATACCGGACCCATCACCCGCAAGTCGCGTCGACTGCGCGTCGACCTCGTCGGAGGCGACCAGGCCTTCGAGCGTCGCCCGTACCCGCCCGGCCAGCACGGCCGCGCGCGTATCAAGGAGAGCGAGTACCTGCTCCAGCTGCAGGAGAAGCAGAAGGCACGCTTCACCTACGGCGTCATGGAGAAGCAGTTCTCGCTGTACTACAAGGAAGCGAACCGCCTCAAGGGCAAGACGGGTGAGAACCTGCTCCGCATCCTCGAGACGCGTCTCGACAACGTCGTCTACCGTGCGGGCCTCGCTCGCACGCGTCGTCAGGCACGCCAGCTGGTCACGCACGGCCACTTCTTGGTCAACAACAAGAAGGTCGACATCCCCAGCTACCGCGTCTCGCAGTACGACATCATCGACGTCCGAGAGAAGTCGCTGAGCACGCTGCCTTTCCAGATCGCCCGCGAGACCTACGGCGATCGTCCCGTTGCCGGTTGGCTGCAGGTCGTTCCGAACCGTCTCCGCATCCTGGTCCACCAGGAGCCGGAGCGTTCGCAGATCGACATCCCGCTGACCGAGCAGCTCATCGTCGAGTACTACTCGAAGTAG
- a CDS encoding DNA-directed RNA polymerase subunit alpha, with protein sequence MLISQRPTLTEEVIADNRSKFVIEPLEPGFGYTLGNSLRRTLLSSIPGAAVTSIRIDGVLHEFTTVPGVKEDVTDIILNLKGLVVSSEEDEPVTMYVRKQGPGTVTAGDIVPPAGVTVNNPDLHIATLNDKGKLEIELVVERGRGYVPAVQNKASGAEIGRIPVDSIYSPVLKVTYKVEATRVEQRTDFDRLVLDVETKNSITARDALASAGKTLVELFGLARELNVEAEGIEIGPSPAEADHIASFGLPIEDLDLTVRSYNCLKREGVHTVGELVGRTESDLLDIRNFGQKSIDEVKVKLHSLGLSLKDSPATFDPSTVAGYDAATGTWSDTDTAVSDADGAEQDYAETEQL encoded by the coding sequence ATGCTCATTTCTCAGCGACCCACGCTGACCGAAGAGGTCATCGCTGACAACCGCTCGAAGTTCGTCATCGAGCCCCTCGAGCCTGGCTTCGGGTACACCCTCGGCAACTCGCTTCGCCGCACGCTTCTCTCGTCGATCCCCGGCGCTGCTGTCACCAGCATCCGTATCGACGGCGTTCTGCACGAATTCACCACGGTCCCCGGCGTGAAGGAGGATGTCACCGACATCATCCTGAACCTCAAGGGTCTCGTCGTGTCCTCGGAAGAGGACGAGCCGGTCACCATGTACGTCCGCAAGCAGGGCCCCGGCACTGTCACCGCAGGCGACATCGTTCCTCCGGCCGGCGTCACCGTGAACAACCCGGATCTGCACATCGCGACCCTGAACGACAAGGGCAAGCTCGAGATCGAGCTCGTCGTCGAGCGTGGCCGCGGATACGTTCCGGCTGTTCAGAACAAGGCGTCGGGCGCCGAGATCGGCCGTATCCCGGTCGACTCGATCTACTCGCCCGTGCTGAAGGTGACCTACAAGGTGGAGGCCACCCGCGTCGAGCAGCGCACCGACTTCGATCGGCTCGTTCTCGACGTGGAGACCAAGAACTCCATCACCGCGCGGGACGCGCTCGCCTCGGCGGGCAAGACCCTGGTCGAGCTGTTCGGGCTTGCCCGTGAGCTCAACGTCGAAGCAGAAGGCATCGAGATCGGACCCTCGCCCGCCGAGGCCGATCACATCGCATCCTTCGGTCTGCCGATCGAGGATCTGGACCTCACCGTCCGGTCCTACAACTGCCTCAAGCGCGAGGGTGTTCACACCGTCGGCGAGCTGGTCGGCCGTACCGAGTCGGATCTGCTGGACATCCGTAACTTCGGACAGAAGTCCATCGACGAGGTCAAGGTCAAGCTGCACTCGCTCGGCCTCTCGCTCAAGGACAGCCCCGCGACGTTCGATCCGAGCACTGTCGCCGGATACGACGCCGCCACCGGTACCTGGAGCGACACCGACACCGCCGTGAGCGATGCCGACGGCGCCGAGCAGGACTACGCCGAGACCGAACAGCTCTGA
- the rplQ gene encoding 50S ribosomal protein L17, translating to MPKPTKGRRLGGSASHQKAILANLATALFEHGRITTTESKAKRLRPYAEKIITHAKAGSLAHRREVMKDIRNKDVVHTLFAEIGPHFAERAGGYTRIIKTVPRKGDNAPQAIIELVREQTVSNEADRARRVQASQAAPAATNDETAADEAASDQNVVEAVEAEATDAQVENADAVIEGVEAEDAHAANADEADKK from the coding sequence ATGCCCAAGCCCACCAAGGGTCGCCGTCTCGGCGGATCGGCGTCGCACCAGAAGGCGATTCTCGCCAACCTGGCGACGGCGCTGTTCGAGCACGGACGGATCACCACCACGGAGTCGAAGGCCAAGCGCCTCCGCCCCTACGCCGAGAAGATCATCACGCACGCGAAGGCCGGCTCGCTGGCTCACCGTCGCGAGGTCATGAAGGACATCCGCAACAAGGACGTCGTTCACACTCTGTTCGCAGAGATCGGCCCGCACTTCGCCGAGCGCGCAGGCGGCTACACCCGCATCATCAAGACCGTCCCCCGCAAGGGTGACAACGCTCCTCAGGCCATCATCGAGCTCGTTCGCGAGCAGACGGTGTCCAACGAGGCGGACCGTGCTCGTCGTGTCCAGGCATCGCAGGCCGCGCCTGCCGCCACGAACGACGAGACCGCCGCTGACGAGGCTGCATCCGATCAGAACGTCGTCGAGGCCGTCGAGGCCGAGGCAACCGACGCTCAGGTCGAGAATGCAGACGCTGTCATCGAGGGTGTCGAGGCAGAGGACGCTCACGCGGCCAACGCCGATGAGGCAGACAAGAAGTAA
- the truA gene encoding tRNA pseudouridine(38-40) synthase TruA: MRLDVAYDGTAFAGWARQRDQRTVCGVLEQRLSAIFGTPLELTVAGRTDAGVHAEGQVAHVDVPRTALARIDPRDPDRAPDPSLLVRRLARFLPTDVRVLRVTFVSDDFDARFSALRRHYEYRLSTAPYGTPPLRAGFVVPWTRTLDVAAMQEASSTLVGLHDFVAFCKRRDGATTVRELQRFDWVRDGDDLTAHVSADAFCWSMVRSLVGAMLAVGEGRRDLTWVRGLLGAGARSSSITVAPAHGLSLVRVDYPVDAELADRSRTTRATRSLPGACCG; the protein is encoded by the coding sequence TTGCGTCTCGATGTCGCCTACGACGGCACTGCCTTCGCCGGCTGGGCTCGACAACGCGACCAACGGACCGTGTGCGGTGTGCTCGAGCAGCGACTGTCCGCCATCTTCGGTACCCCACTCGAGCTCACCGTGGCCGGGCGGACGGATGCCGGCGTGCACGCCGAGGGCCAGGTCGCCCACGTCGACGTGCCGCGAACCGCGTTGGCCCGCATCGATCCTCGCGATCCCGACCGCGCACCCGACCCGTCGTTGCTGGTGCGGCGACTCGCGCGTTTCCTGCCGACGGACGTCCGCGTCCTGCGTGTGACGTTCGTGTCCGACGATTTCGACGCCCGGTTCTCCGCACTGCGGCGGCACTACGAGTACCGACTGTCCACCGCGCCCTACGGAACTCCGCCCCTCCGAGCGGGTTTCGTGGTGCCGTGGACCCGCACACTCGACGTGGCGGCGATGCAGGAGGCGTCGTCGACCCTCGTCGGCCTCCACGATTTCGTCGCCTTCTGCAAGCGCCGTGACGGTGCCACCACCGTGCGGGAGCTGCAGCGCTTCGACTGGGTGCGGGACGGAGACGATCTCACCGCGCACGTGAGCGCGGACGCGTTCTGCTGGTCGATGGTGCGTTCCCTGGTCGGGGCGATGCTGGCTGTGGGCGAAGGACGCCGTGACCTGACGTGGGTACGCGGCCTGCTGGGAGCCGGTGCGAGGTCGAGTTCGATCACCGTGGCCCCGGCGCACGGCCTGTCGCTGGTGCGTGTCGACTACCCGGTCGATGCGGAGCTGGCCGATCGCAGTCGCACGACCCGGGCCACGCGATCGTTGCCCGGTGCCTGCTGCGGCTAG
- a CDS encoding NADPH-dependent FMN reductase, giving the protein MAPVLGVIIGSVRTGRVGPTVAQWFVRRASADGRFEVRVLDLADVVLPMDLSGGPGVDELTRWVDGCDAFVLVTPEYNHGCPASLKLALDSVKLEWRGKPVGFVSYGGTAGGVRAVEQLRLVVAELHMASVRDAVLFPRVKKAFDAHGETSDGAAIDGAQRMIDQLLWWSERAGQPYPRG; this is encoded by the coding sequence ATGGCTCCTGTTCTCGGCGTGATCATCGGCTCGGTCCGGACGGGGCGTGTCGGCCCCACAGTGGCTCAGTGGTTCGTGCGCCGCGCCTCGGCGGACGGGCGATTCGAGGTCCGGGTACTCGACCTCGCGGATGTCGTTCTGCCGATGGATCTCTCGGGTGGCCCCGGTGTCGACGAGCTGACCCGCTGGGTGGACGGCTGCGATGCCTTCGTGCTCGTCACTCCCGAGTACAACCACGGTTGCCCGGCATCGCTGAAATTGGCACTGGACTCGGTGAAGCTCGAATGGCGTGGCAAGCCGGTGGGTTTCGTCTCCTACGGCGGCACGGCCGGGGGAGTGCGAGCCGTGGAGCAGCTGCGTCTGGTGGTCGCGGAGCTGCACATGGCATCCGTGCGCGACGCCGTGCTGTTCCCCCGAGTGAAGAAGGCGTTCGACGCGCACGGCGAGACGTCCGACGGTGCCGCGATCGATGGCGCACAGCGGATGATCGATCAGTTGCTGTGGTGGTCAGAGCGCGCCGGGCAGCCCTACCCGCGCGGCTGA
- a CDS encoding type VII secretion protein EccE, translating to MVSETRPGMTAARDVVVSQAVALGVAVALTTSGVPARWAITAAVVVVIGLCLPRDGRPVVGHLSAWPRLLAHRPVPARTVLSFDRPGGPIGVVWNGSDLTIVAELHVEPAAAGWSTVGSRGATPDAVVPLRDLVDRLSQGTDAPTHLGVTSVGTRPARGRRAADSYLSMAGPLASVARRRTFLSLSTDVHEGETAAARRGGTAAGSVQMLATTMARLQHVLRTHGLVGSLLTADQIRAADLLVTSGAPLRHVRPQWRFARLGGSTWRSRRLAPSAWTAAAVDSIGDHDADVTSLAVRAALSTTTEATATYGYLSAESPQRRSIRVAGSSTLDGLHRQGLEDVLVSTARPATPTHPVEGAQWSTLVLPVAGCGQVVGVDSDGTTVTARLFGRDVHTVDVHGELYVVHQIVFRAVAVGAVVLVMTDRPHAWRHLAVAVADSGTLSVVTPVSDVESGTAVDLVVADHAGDRPTPVPGTVLRVNRASSTGGTDIVIDQSPDVTDEVSLTMASRSITLRLVTTAAETEAIGRPRGLPRPGSAARVGLPGAL from the coding sequence ATGGTGTCCGAGACTCGCCCGGGGATGACGGCCGCACGCGACGTCGTGGTGTCGCAGGCAGTGGCGCTCGGCGTGGCCGTCGCGCTCACGACGTCGGGAGTGCCTGCACGATGGGCGATCACGGCCGCAGTGGTCGTCGTGATCGGACTCTGCCTCCCCCGGGACGGGCGTCCTGTCGTGGGTCACCTCTCGGCGTGGCCACGGCTTCTCGCGCATCGACCGGTACCCGCGCGCACGGTGCTGTCGTTCGATCGTCCCGGCGGTCCGATCGGTGTGGTGTGGAACGGATCCGACCTGACGATCGTCGCGGAACTCCACGTCGAACCGGCTGCGGCCGGATGGTCGACGGTCGGCTCACGCGGTGCGACACCCGATGCCGTGGTGCCGCTCCGCGACCTCGTCGACCGACTGTCGCAGGGCACGGACGCGCCCACCCACCTGGGTGTCACCTCCGTCGGCACGCGTCCGGCACGGGGTCGCCGCGCCGCGGACTCCTACCTGTCCATGGCCGGACCGCTCGCGTCGGTGGCGCGGCGGCGAACCTTCCTCTCCCTCTCGACCGATGTCCACGAGGGTGAGACGGCCGCGGCGCGTCGGGGCGGAACTGCTGCGGGGTCGGTGCAGATGCTCGCCACGACCATGGCCCGACTGCAGCACGTCCTGCGCACCCACGGTCTCGTGGGCAGCCTTCTCACCGCCGATCAGATCCGTGCGGCGGATCTTCTGGTGACGAGTGGGGCTCCCCTCCGTCACGTCCGTCCGCAGTGGCGCTTCGCCCGGCTCGGCGGATCGACCTGGCGCTCCCGGCGGCTCGCACCGTCCGCCTGGACCGCGGCGGCGGTCGACTCGATCGGCGATCACGACGCGGACGTCACGAGTCTCGCCGTCCGGGCGGCTCTCTCGACCACCACCGAAGCGACGGCGACCTACGGCTACCTGTCGGCCGAATCTCCGCAGCGCCGATCGATCCGGGTCGCGGGGTCCAGCACGCTCGACGGCCTGCATCGACAGGGCCTGGAGGACGTCCTCGTGTCGACCGCCCGGCCGGCGACGCCCACGCACCCCGTCGAGGGAGCGCAGTGGAGCACCCTCGTGCTGCCGGTCGCGGGATGCGGTCAGGTCGTCGGTGTCGACTCCGACGGAACCACGGTCACCGCACGACTGTTCGGAAGGGACGTCCACACCGTCGACGTCCACGGCGAGCTGTACGTGGTCCACCAGATCGTCTTCCGCGCCGTGGCCGTCGGTGCGGTGGTCCTGGTGATGACCGACCGACCCCATGCATGGCGCCATCTCGCCGTCGCGGTGGCGGATTCGGGCACCCTCTCGGTGGTGACTCCCGTGTCGGACGTCGAGTCCGGCACCGCGGTGGATCTGGTGGTCGCCGATCATGCCGGAGACAGACCGACTCCGGTACCGGGAACGGTGCTGCGGGTGAACCGTGCCTCGTCGACCGGCGGGACCGACATCGTCATCGACCAGTCCCCGGACGTCACCGACGAGGTGTCCCTGACGATGGCGTCGCGGAGCATCACCCTGCGCCTCGTCACCACCGCGGCCGAGACCGAGGCCATCGGTCGACCGCGGGGTCTCCCACGACCGGGCTCAGCCGCGCGGGTAGGGCTGCCCGGCGCGCTCTGA
- the eccB gene encoding type VII secretion protein EccB: MAGTPTTRWQIGAHRFSVRRLDHALVLGDTSMRHEPLRSTARASGVGVVVAVLILAGCAALAFVRPAARIGDAVIVLDDESGALYVVEDDTLHPASDLASARLFAGRPDEPTAVGPDEIARRARGAAIGIGGAPQALPVTTGAMVWSVCEESDSGTTDVTVEPVGTQSVAPRRALDPDDALVWRRDGVDYLVHGQVRARVDLQNTAVTRALGLEDAVPTPVSAGLFDAVPEAPEIVTPTVIGSGAAAPYPIGGRPVGSVVTVDLGDRSEHYVVLQDGVQAIGAATAQLLRFSDSAGRVGVDAVPPDVIARAPRTAAPLAVDTFPERPPIIVTGGDATCVEWVGPDDSTGRGAQTRMTIGATADARAVTLAGADGAGDALDTFFVAPGSGLYVATTGQAADDPRRDSAFYVADTGTRFGVPFTQDAEALGLGDPAPAPWPVVGLLPTGPALTVDAARVGHDGS; this comes from the coding sequence ATGGCAGGAACACCGACCACGCGATGGCAGATCGGTGCGCATCGGTTCTCTGTGAGACGGCTCGATCACGCACTGGTCCTGGGTGACACGTCGATGCGGCACGAACCGCTGCGATCGACGGCGCGGGCCTCCGGGGTCGGCGTCGTCGTGGCGGTCCTGATCCTCGCCGGTTGCGCCGCGCTCGCCTTCGTCCGACCGGCCGCACGTATCGGTGATGCCGTGATCGTGCTGGACGACGAGAGCGGCGCTCTGTACGTCGTCGAGGACGACACGCTCCACCCCGCGTCCGATCTGGCGTCCGCCCGGTTGTTCGCCGGTCGGCCGGACGAGCCCACCGCGGTCGGTCCGGACGAGATCGCTCGACGCGCCCGAGGCGCCGCGATCGGTATCGGCGGTGCGCCGCAGGCGCTTCCGGTCACGACCGGTGCGATGGTCTGGTCCGTGTGCGAGGAGTCGGACAGCGGCACGACCGATGTGACCGTCGAACCGGTGGGGACGCAGTCCGTCGCACCGCGTCGCGCACTCGACCCCGACGACGCGCTGGTGTGGCGCCGCGACGGCGTCGACTACCTGGTGCACGGACAGGTGCGCGCACGGGTGGACCTGCAGAACACCGCCGTGACCCGAGCCCTCGGCCTTGAGGACGCGGTACCCACTCCGGTGTCGGCGGGGCTCTTCGACGCGGTGCCCGAAGCGCCGGAGATCGTGACCCCCACGGTGATCGGGTCGGGCGCTGCTGCCCCGTACCCGATCGGGGGTCGGCCCGTCGGATCCGTGGTGACGGTCGATCTCGGGGATCGCAGCGAGCACTACGTCGTTCTGCAGGACGGCGTGCAGGCGATCGGAGCGGCCACCGCGCAGCTGCTGCGCTTCTCCGATTCGGCCGGCCGGGTGGGTGTCGACGCCGTCCCGCCCGATGTGATCGCTCGGGCTCCGAGAACCGCTGCACCTCTGGCGGTCGACACGTTTCCGGAGCGACCACCGATCATCGTGACGGGCGGCGACGCCACCTGCGTGGAGTGGGTCGGGCCGGACGACTCGACGGGGCGCGGGGCGCAGACGAGGATGACGATCGGTGCGACTGCCGACGCGCGCGCCGTGACGCTGGCCGGGGCGGACGGTGCAGGGGATGCGCTGGACACCTTCTTCGTGGCACCGGGGTCCGGGCTGTACGTCGCCACCACCGGGCAGGCCGCCGACGACCCGCGCCGCGATTCCGCCTTCTACGTCGCCGACACGGGAACCCGCTTCGGCGTCCCGTTCACGCAGGACGCAGAGGCACTCGGACTCGGCGATCCGGCACCGGCGCCGTGGCCCGTCGTGGGACTGCTGCCGACCGGTCCGGCGCTGACCGTCGATGCGGCCCGTGTGGGTCACGACGGGTCCTGA
- the mycP gene encoding type VII secretion-associated serine protease mycosin translates to MVVLALPTTGTAAADTPLIDPGLLPEPTAAAPSEPTEQRTRCAAVSEAPVTAVVPAAQRTLRFSDVWSLTRGAGQIIAVIDTGVAPHPLLPTLRAGGDYVSTGDGLEDCDAHGTVVAGLIAARPVPGSGFAGGAPDATILSIRQSSAAFAATSSEREADENGSTSAGYGDVESMAAAIRTAVDAGADVVNISEVACASAGSSMGDGALGAVVRYAAVDRDAVIVTAAGNLDGRRCRTQNDLIRGIDGRDTALPVTLASPAWFDEYVLTVGSLDPDGRPSSFSLNGPWVDVAAPGTEVTSLGATGTGLADGTLDDEGRRTAFTGTSFATPFVSATAALVRARHPELSAADVVDRIVTTAHSPAGDWDSAVGHGSLDPVAAVTGSAVARGDDASVRLYPRTTPPVTDRRDALLALASSVGILLLVSGALAVRAVVRRQDPS, encoded by the coding sequence ATGGTCGTTCTGGCCCTGCCCACGACGGGTACGGCAGCCGCGGACACACCGTTGATCGATCCCGGACTGCTCCCCGAGCCGACTGCCGCGGCCCCGTCCGAACCGACCGAGCAGCGCACCCGGTGCGCGGCCGTCTCCGAGGCGCCCGTGACGGCGGTGGTACCCGCGGCTCAGAGGACGCTCCGGTTCTCGGACGTGTGGAGCCTCACCCGAGGCGCAGGTCAGATCATCGCCGTCATCGACACCGGGGTCGCACCACATCCGCTCCTCCCGACTCTGCGCGCCGGCGGCGACTACGTCTCGACGGGCGACGGGCTCGAGGACTGCGATGCACACGGCACCGTCGTCGCCGGACTCATCGCTGCTCGGCCGGTCCCGGGATCCGGCTTCGCCGGCGGAGCGCCGGACGCCACGATCCTCTCGATTCGTCAGTCCAGTGCAGCCTTCGCCGCGACGTCCTCGGAGCGGGAGGCCGACGAGAACGGTTCCACCTCGGCGGGGTACGGCGACGTCGAGTCGATGGCCGCGGCGATCCGCACCGCTGTCGACGCGGGCGCGGACGTCGTCAACATCTCGGAGGTCGCCTGTGCGAGCGCTGGATCGTCGATGGGCGACGGCGCACTGGGAGCCGTCGTGCGGTACGCCGCGGTGGACAGGGATGCCGTGATCGTCACAGCTGCGGGGAATCTGGACGGCCGTCGGTGCCGGACGCAGAACGACCTCATCCGCGGCATCGACGGACGAGACACGGCGTTGCCGGTGACTCTCGCGTCGCCGGCGTGGTTCGACGAGTACGTCCTCACCGTGGGGTCGCTGGACCCGGACGGGCGGCCGTCGTCGTTCAGCTTGAACGGGCCGTGGGTCGACGTCGCGGCTCCGGGTACCGAGGTCACGTCCCTCGGTGCCACGGGTACCGGTCTGGCCGACGGCACCCTCGACGACGAGGGGCGCCGAACAGCCTTCACGGGAACGAGTTTCGCCACACCGTTCGTCTCCGCGACGGCCGCCCTGGTGCGGGCGCGTCATCCGGAGCTGTCCGCGGCAGATGTCGTCGACCGCATCGTGACGACGGCGCACTCACCGGCAGGTGACTGGGACTCGGCTGTCGGCCACGGCAGTCTGGATCCGGTGGCGGCGGTGACGGGCAGCGCGGTCGCACGGGGTGACGACGCGTCCGTGCGACTGTACCCGCGCACGACACCGCCGGTCACCGACCGTCGCGACGCACTACTCGCCCTGGCGTCCTCCGTCGGGATCCTGCTGCTCGTGTCCGGCGCACTGGCGGTACGCGCGGTGGTCCGGCGTCAGGACCCGTCGTGA
- the eccD gene encoding type VII secretion integral membrane protein EccD encodes MTIAPTAAPLSTTRESAVRRIEPAVLRITVITGDVEVDVSVPGGVAVAATVPALTALIDERADSDRSPGPRSLSTMVGVPLDARLSLLDNGVRDGDVLVLHRGRESSPPVFDDLTEAVAVLCNGHSWTRSDSVVAATVVSTAALATAGWTATRTSGVPAAASLAVLALLTVVAACVCTAARVPSALSFGLRSTGCLLAFAAGTMLVPGQDAAADAVLGFALSATASVVTSMVAGREGRATFTAVSTVSLVGAVAAAVEALSDVPTVTIAAVTAGVCTLALTRAPRLSAARAGIRLPPVPLADAGARLDHPGHEGPPTRPSEAALVAAHESALADVDVVAERARTAQQYLTGYTTGLSLLASMGAIVVATHDIAATVDPGRLAAAAAIASVLCCRGRVGVDRLRCAVAVTAGVAVVLVVLAVGASTRADLWPWWTGAAVAVGVLAILIGVVAPGRRFSPVARRAAELAELAVVVSIVPLVCLVVGAYSAARGL; translated from the coding sequence ATGACCATCGCGCCGACCGCTGCGCCGCTGTCCACGACGCGCGAATCCGCGGTACGCCGGATCGAGCCGGCCGTGCTGCGCATCACCGTGATCACGGGGGACGTCGAGGTGGACGTCTCGGTTCCCGGCGGAGTCGCCGTCGCCGCGACGGTGCCCGCTCTGACGGCGCTGATCGACGAGCGCGCGGACTCGGATCGTTCGCCGGGCCCACGGTCGCTCTCGACGATGGTGGGAGTGCCGCTCGACGCGCGTCTCTCGTTGCTGGACAACGGTGTTCGGGACGGCGACGTGCTGGTTCTCCACCGCGGACGAGAGTCCTCACCGCCGGTCTTCGACGATCTGACGGAGGCGGTGGCCGTTCTCTGCAACGGCCACTCGTGGACCCGGTCCGACTCGGTCGTCGCAGCCACCGTCGTGTCGACGGCGGCACTGGCGACCGCGGGATGGACCGCGACGAGAACGAGCGGAGTCCCTGCGGCAGCGAGTCTCGCCGTCCTCGCGCTGCTCACCGTCGTGGCCGCGTGTGTGTGCACCGCGGCGCGCGTCCCCTCGGCCCTGAGCTTCGGTCTCAGGTCGACCGGGTGTCTCCTCGCGTTCGCCGCGGGCACGATGCTCGTTCCCGGCCAGGATGCCGCGGCCGACGCAGTGCTCGGATTCGCGCTGAGCGCGACGGCGTCCGTCGTCACCTCGATGGTCGCCGGCCGCGAGGGACGCGCCACGTTCACCGCGGTGTCGACCGTGAGCCTCGTGGGCGCCGTCGCCGCTGCTGTCGAGGCGCTGAGTGACGTGCCCACCGTGACGATCGCGGCGGTCACCGCCGGCGTGTGCACCCTGGCGCTCACCCGCGCCCCGCGACTGTCGGCCGCACGAGCCGGAATACGCCTTCCCCCGGTACCACTCGCCGATGCCGGCGCTCGTCTCGACCACCCGGGACACGAGGGACCGCCGACGCGGCCGTCGGAAGCCGCCCTCGTCGCCGCACACGAGTCCGCTCTCGCCGACGTCGACGTCGTCGCGGAACGTGCTCGCACAGCTCAGCAGTACCTGACCGGCTACACGACGGGGTTGTCCCTGCTCGCCTCGATGGGGGCGATCGTCGTGGCCACGCACGACATCGCCGCGACCGTCGATCCGGGCAGACTCGCTGCCGCTGCCGCGATCGCCTCCGTCCTGTGCTGCCGGGGCCGCGTGGGTGTCGATCGTCTGCGCTGCGCCGTCGCTGTCACCGCGGGTGTCGCGGTCGTCCTCGTCGTCCTCGCAGTCGGTGCGTCCACACGCGCCGACCTGTGGCCGTGGTGGACCGGGGCTGCGGTGGCGGTCGGCGTCCTCGCGATCCTGATCGGTGTCGTCGCGCCGGGTCGGCGATTCTCCCCCGTCGCGCGCCGGGCGGCCGAACTGGCCGAACTCGCCGTCGTGGTCTCGATCGTTCCTCTCGTCTGTCTCGTCGTCGGGGCCTACTCGGCAGCGCGCGGCCTGTGA